In the genome of Dermacentor andersoni chromosome 3, qqDerAnde1_hic_scaffold, whole genome shotgun sequence, one region contains:
- the LOC126545781 gene encoding mite group 2 allergen-like Ixo r 2 — MIRLVVGLLLCGLALGQRRNITYEDCGSQAKVLSAQIEPCDSDPCVLKRGTKPKVYFTLTSDQDTEKATLDAKIDLFGVMVPVPGLETDLCKNMVQCPVSKGQTYSGTMEVFVPPFAPIMKSHVLLKVLGDKGVSVCAKTPVLIE; from the exons ATGATTCGCTTAGTTGTTGGCCTTCTTCTCTGCGGCTTGGCCCTCGGACAGCGCAGGAACATCACGTACGAAGACTGCG GCAGCCAGGCAAAAGTTCTCTCAGCCCAAATCGAGCCGTGCGACTCCGACCCCTGCGTCCTCAAGCGTGGAACGAAGCCCAAGGTGTACTTCACGCTTACCTCTG ATCAAGACACCGAGAAGGCCACACTGGATGCCAAGATCGACCTGTTCGGTGTCATGGTTCCGGTTCCCGGCCTAGAGACTGACCTGTGCAAGAACATGGTACAGTGTCCGGTCTCCAAGGGCCAGACCTACTCCGGCACCATGGAAGTGTTCGTGCCTCCATTCGCACCAATC ATGAAGAGTCATGTCTTGCTCAAGGTGCTGGGTGACAAAGGCGTCAGCGTATGCGCCAAGACACCTGTGTTGATTGAATAA